The Aquisalimonas asiatica genome has a segment encoding these proteins:
- the ureE gene encoding urease accessory protein UreE, which translates to MLQLIERVTASASDGVLRLPFDIRQKSRFRAALDDGTEVGVFLERGQILRDGDCLRTEDGRVVRVEAADESVSTVRCADPTLLARVCYHLGNRHVPLQIGHGFCRYRHDHVLDEMVHGLGVSPAAEQAPFEPEAGAYGGGHGHGHGHDHEH; encoded by the coding sequence ATGTTGCAACTGATTGAACGCGTGACCGCGTCAGCCAGTGACGGCGTATTGAGGCTGCCGTTCGACATCCGGCAGAAGAGCCGCTTTCGCGCGGCGCTGGATGACGGGACGGAAGTGGGCGTGTTCCTCGAGCGCGGTCAGATCCTGCGCGACGGCGACTGTCTGCGCACCGAAGATGGTCGCGTGGTGCGGGTGGAGGCTGCCGATGAGTCGGTGTCCACGGTCCGCTGTGCCGACCCCACGCTGCTCGCGCGGGTGTGCTATCACCTGGGCAACCGCCATGTGCCACTGCAGATCGGCCATGGGTTCTGCCGGTACCGCCATGACCACGTGCTCGACGAGATGGTGCACGGATTGGGCGTAAGCCCGGCGGCCGAGCAGGCGCCGTTCGAGCCTGAAGCCGGGGCGTATGGCGGCGGTCACGGGCATGGACACGGGCATGACCACGAGCACTGA
- a CDS encoding urease accessory protein UreF yields MTTSTDPGLARRRLWQLMSPTLPVGAYSYSGGLEYAIEAGWVGDADGVADWLQGQLRHTLGRVDIPLLARLYDAWRRDDRAAVVRYSHWLRASRETSELVGEDQHMGRALARLLNALDIPEAEPWTRAPETSWAALYALALVRWEIPLAEGAEAYLWAWCENQVAAAIKLVPLGQTAGQRLLLELAAPIGDAAAAGLHLDDHDIGGTAPGVAIASSLHETQYSRLFRS; encoded by the coding sequence ATGACCACGAGCACTGATCCCGGCCTGGCCCGACGGCGGCTTTGGCAGCTCATGAGCCCGACCCTGCCCGTGGGCGCCTACAGCTACTCCGGCGGCCTGGAGTACGCCATCGAGGCCGGCTGGGTCGGCGACGCCGACGGGGTCGCCGACTGGCTGCAGGGCCAGCTCCGGCACACCCTGGGGCGCGTGGACATCCCGTTGCTGGCACGGTTGTACGACGCCTGGCGACGGGATGATCGGGCCGCGGTGGTGCGGTACAGCCATTGGCTGCGCGCCAGCCGGGAGACGTCGGAGCTGGTCGGCGAGGATCAGCACATGGGGCGTGCATTGGCCCGGCTGCTCAACGCGCTGGACATCCCCGAGGCGGAACCCTGGACGCGCGCGCCGGAGACCAGCTGGGCGGCGCTCTATGCGCTCGCCCTGGTGCGGTGGGAGATTCCGCTGGCCGAAGGGGCCGAGGCCTATCTGTGGGCCTGGTGCGAGAACCAGGTGGCCGCCGCCATCAAGCTGGTGCCCCTGGGGCAGACGGCGGGGCAGCGGCTGCTGCTGGAGCTGGCCGCCCCCATCGGTGACGCGGCGGCCGCGGGTCTGCACCTGGATGATCACGACATCGGTGGCACGGCCCCGGGCGTCGCCATCGCCAGCAGCCTGCACGAGACGCAGTACTCGCGGCTGTTCCGAAGCTAG
- the ureG gene encoding urease accessory protein UreG — translation MITTSVARPRASPSPAACTRRSTRGCSEARTPQGGPSGPPIGPWQTTAGCVPGDGGPEGPPCAAVVVPEQWPCRSGASRDRQTVQTEEHTMSTTDQALRVGIGGPVGSGKTALLESLCHAMRDHYNIAVVTNDIYTREDAEFLTRRNALEAERIIGVETGGCPHTAIREDASMNLSAVADLNARFPGLDVVFVESGGDNLSATFSPELSDLTIYVIDVCAGDKIPRKGGPGVTRSDLLVINKIDLAEGVGASLEVMDRDSKRMRGERPFLFTNLKTGQGLDEVVDFIVREGMLRSRDTA, via the coding sequence ATGATCACGACATCGGTGGCACGGCCCCGGGCGTCGCCATCGCCAGCAGCCTGCACGAGACGCAGTACTCGCGGCTGTTCCGAAGCTAGGACCCCGCAGGGTGGACCTTCAGGTCCACCAATTGGGCCATGGCAGACCACCGCAGGGTGCGTGCCGGGTGACGGTGGACCTGAAGGTCCACCCTGCGCTGCCGTCGTGGTGCCGGAACAATGGCCATGCAGGAGCGGCGCGAGCCGCGACCGACAGACAGTTCAAACGGAGGAACACACCATGTCCACAACCGATCAGGCCCTGCGCGTCGGCATCGGCGGTCCCGTCGGCTCCGGCAAGACCGCGCTGCTGGAGTCGCTCTGCCACGCCATGCGCGACCACTACAACATCGCCGTTGTGACCAACGATATCTATACCCGCGAGGACGCCGAGTTTCTCACTCGCCGCAACGCACTGGAGGCCGAGCGCATCATTGGCGTGGAAACCGGTGGCTGCCCGCACACCGCCATCCGCGAGGACGCGTCCATGAACCTCTCCGCCGTGGCGGACCTCAACGCCCGCTTCCCGGGGCTGGACGTGGTGTTCGTGGAGAGCGGTGGTGACAATCTCTCGGCCACCTTCAGCCCGGAGCTGTCGGACCTCACCATCTACGTCATCGACGTCTGCGCTGGCGACAAGATTCCGCGCAAGGGCGGCCCCGGTGTCACCCGCTCGGACCTGCTGGTGATCAACAAGATTGACCTGGCCGAGGGCGTCGGTGCCTCGCTGGAGGTGATGGACCGGGACAGCAAGCGCATGCGCGGTGAGCGCCCGTTCCTGTTCACCAATCTCAAGACTGGTCAGGGCCTCGACGAGGTCGTCGATTTCATCGTCCGCGAAGGCATGCTCCGCAGCCGCGACACCGCTTGA
- the ureC gene encoding urease subunit alpha, which translates to MSNTISRTAYADMFGPTTGDRVRLGDTELLIRVERDHTVYGDEVKFGGGKVIRDGMGQSQRTGRDVVDTVITNALILDHWGVVKADIGIKDGRIQAIGKAGNPDTQPGVDIIIGPGTEVIAAEGKIVTAGGIDAHIHFVCPQQIEEALTSGVTTMIGGGTGPATGTNATTCTPGPWNIHRMLEAAEAFPMNLGFLGKGNGSLPDALNEQIEAGALGLKLHEDWGTTPASIDCALSVADHHDVQVCIHTDTLNESGFVEDTVAAFKDRTIHTYHTEGAGGGHAPDIIKVCGLPNVLPSSTNPTRPFTTNTIDEHLDMLMVCHHLDPRIPEDVAFAESRIRRETIAAEDILHDLGAFSVISSDSQAMGRVGEVVIRTWQTAHKMKVQRGALTQDSARDDNYRARRYIAKYTINPALTHGIAHEVGSLEPGKLADIVLWDPAFFGVKPALILKGGFIAAAPMGDPNASIPTPQPVHYRPMFGSYGRAMTGTSVSFVSQAALDAGIGERLGLQRRLVAVQGCRSVQKRDLVLNNWQPHMEVDPETYEVRADGELLTCEPMAELPMAQRYFLF; encoded by the coding sequence ATGAGCAATACCATCTCCCGTACCGCCTATGCCGACATGTTCGGCCCCACCACCGGCGACCGCGTGCGCCTGGGTGACACCGAGCTGCTGATCCGTGTCGAGCGCGACCACACCGTCTACGGCGACGAGGTGAAGTTCGGCGGTGGCAAGGTCATCCGCGATGGCATGGGCCAGAGCCAGCGCACCGGCCGCGACGTGGTGGACACGGTTATCACCAACGCCCTGATCCTGGACCACTGGGGTGTGGTCAAGGCGGACATCGGTATCAAGGACGGGCGTATCCAGGCCATCGGCAAGGCCGGCAACCCCGATACCCAGCCCGGGGTGGACATCATCATCGGCCCCGGCACGGAGGTGATCGCCGCCGAGGGCAAGATCGTCACCGCCGGCGGGATCGATGCCCACATCCACTTCGTCTGCCCGCAGCAGATCGAGGAGGCGCTGACCTCGGGCGTGACCACCATGATCGGCGGCGGCACCGGGCCGGCCACCGGTACCAATGCCACCACCTGCACGCCCGGGCCGTGGAACATCCACCGCATGCTGGAGGCCGCCGAGGCATTCCCCATGAACCTGGGCTTTCTCGGCAAGGGCAACGGCAGTCTGCCGGATGCGCTCAACGAGCAGATCGAGGCGGGTGCCCTGGGGCTCAAGCTGCACGAGGACTGGGGCACCACCCCGGCGTCCATCGACTGCGCGCTGTCCGTGGCGGATCACCATGACGTGCAGGTGTGCATCCACACTGACACCCTGAACGAGTCCGGCTTCGTGGAGGACACGGTGGCGGCGTTCAAGGACCGCACCATCCACACCTACCACACCGAGGGCGCCGGTGGCGGCCACGCGCCAGACATCATCAAGGTCTGCGGCCTGCCCAACGTGCTGCCGTCGAGCACCAATCCGACACGGCCGTTCACCACTAACACCATCGACGAGCACCTGGACATGCTCATGGTGTGCCACCACCTGGACCCGCGCATTCCCGAGGACGTGGCCTTCGCCGAGAGCCGCATCCGGCGCGAGACCATCGCCGCCGAGGACATCCTGCACGATCTTGGTGCGTTCTCCGTCATCTCTTCGGACTCCCAGGCCATGGGCCGGGTCGGCGAGGTGGTCATCCGCACCTGGCAGACGGCGCACAAGATGAAAGTGCAGCGCGGTGCCCTGACGCAGGACAGTGCCCGCGATGACAACTACCGCGCCCGGCGCTACATCGCCAAGTACACCATCAACCCCGCGCTGACCCACGGCATCGCCCACGAGGTGGGGTCGCTTGAGCCAGGCAAGCTGGCGGACATCGTGCTCTGGGACCCGGCCTTCTTCGGCGTCAAGCCGGCGCTCATTCTCAAGGGTGGTTTCATCGCCGCGGCGCCCATGGGCGATCCCAATGCGTCCATCCCCACACCGCAGCCGGTGCACTACCGCCCCATGTTTGGTAGCTACGGCCGCGCCATGACGGGCACGTCCGTGAGTTTCGTCTCGCAGGCGGCGCTGGATGCCGGTATCGGCGAGCGGTTGGGACTGCAGCGGCGGCTGGTGGCCGTTCAGGGCTGCCGCAGTGTGCAGAAGCGGGATCTGGTGCTGAACAACTGGCAGCCGCACATGGAGGTGGACCCGGAGACCTACGAGGTGCGTGCCGACGGCGAACTGCTCACCTGCGAGCCCATGGCCGAGCTGCCCATGGCGCAGCGGTACTTCCTGTTCTGA
- the urtA gene encoding urea ABC transporter substrate-binding protein yields MQSTLPKTALFRATAGSAMALGLLATGNAQADDPIKVGILHSLSGTMAISETSLRDVALMTIEDINEQGGLLGRELEPVVMDPGSDWPTYAEQAREMIEREEVDVIFGSWTSVSREAVLPVLEELNGLMFYPVQYEGEESSRNIFYTGAAPNQQTLPAVEYLMSEEGGGAERFYLLGTDYVFPRTTNRIVRAYLNAHGIGDEDIEEVYTPFGHDDFQTIVDDIGNFADGGPTAVINTVNGDANVAFYQELANQGIDPIDVPVLATSVGEEELRGMDTDLLAGHLAAWNYFMSIDTPENEQFTERWFEYVEENDLSGGSDRVTNDPMEATHMGIRMWAQAVLQAGTTDVDAVRQAVYGQCVDSPSGFEVCMDEENHHLHKPVIIGEIEPDGQFYPVWETDDVVRAEPWSEYVEGNENRHANWRYPWVCGDCEEPTYDLGF; encoded by the coding sequence ATGCAGTCGACTCTACCGAAAACCGCGCTCTTCCGCGCCACCGCGGGCAGCGCCATGGCCCTGGGTCTGCTGGCGACGGGCAACGCCCAGGCCGATGATCCCATCAAGGTGGGCATTCTTCACTCCCTCTCCGGCACCATGGCCATCAGTGAGACGTCCCTGCGCGACGTGGCGCTCATGACCATCGAGGACATCAACGAGCAGGGCGGCCTGCTGGGCCGTGAGCTGGAGCCGGTGGTCATGGACCCGGGCTCCGACTGGCCCACCTATGCCGAGCAGGCGCGCGAGATGATCGAGCGCGAAGAGGTGGACGTGATCTTCGGCTCGTGGACGTCGGTCTCCCGCGAGGCGGTGCTGCCGGTGCTGGAAGAGCTCAACGGGCTGATGTTCTACCCGGTGCAGTACGAGGGCGAGGAGTCCTCCCGCAACATCTTCTACACGGGCGCCGCGCCCAACCAGCAGACCCTGCCCGCCGTTGAGTACCTCATGAGCGAAGAGGGTGGTGGCGCCGAGCGCTTCTACCTGCTGGGCACGGACTATGTCTTCCCGCGCACCACCAACCGTATCGTGCGCGCCTACCTGAATGCCCACGGCATTGGTGACGAGGACATCGAGGAGGTCTACACCCCCTTCGGTCACGACGACTTCCAGACCATCGTCGACGATATCGGCAACTTCGCCGACGGCGGCCCCACCGCCGTGATCAACACCGTCAACGGTGATGCCAACGTGGCGTTCTACCAGGAGCTGGCCAACCAGGGCATCGACCCCATCGACGTGCCGGTCCTGGCCACGTCCGTGGGCGAGGAAGAGCTGCGTGGCATGGACACCGACCTGCTGGCCGGCCACCTTGCGGCCTGGAACTACTTCATGTCCATCGATACGCCGGAGAACGAGCAGTTCACGGAGCGCTGGTTCGAGTACGTGGAGGAGAACGACCTCTCGGGCGGTTCCGACCGGGTCACCAACGACCCCATGGAAGCCACCCACATGGGTATCCGCATGTGGGCCCAGGCCGTGCTGCAGGCCGGTACCACCGATGTGGACGCCGTGCGCCAGGCCGTCTATGGCCAGTGCGTGGATTCCCCGTCCGGTTTCGAGGTGTGCATGGATGAGGAGAACCACCACCTGCACAAGCCGGTGATCATCGGCGAGATCGAGCCGGACGGCCAGTTCTATCCCGTCTGGGAGACGGATGATGTGGTCCGCGCCGAGCCCTGGAGCGAGTACGTGGAGGGCAACGAGAACCGCCACGCCAACTGGCGGTACCCGTGGGTCTGCGGTGACTGCGAGGAACCCACCTACGACCTCGGTTTCTGA